Proteins from one Methanomassiliicoccales archaeon genomic window:
- the hisC gene encoding histidinol-phosphate transaminase, protein MNNEWIRCTARGMTTYYNPKVEGKLRMDTSTNPLGCNPAAKKAILECAEMDLDQYPSTYSDGLRNELANFYGLERDNFIVGNGSDEMLDILFKTFMEPGETVITAYPAYSLHGFFVKINGGMVTQIDLDDNFQLDVNGINSAKGKMVIICTPNNPTSNLLRKEDVKAIVEGCDRPVVVDEAYGEFAGESFMPLVDKYENLIVTRTFSKAYGLAGMRVGYMASNLSMASVMQTVKIPYSLNRVSEHVAIASLKDQSYVRQSVETVNNERKHLADGLSKLGFHVFPSEANFILFRSPKDSAQLVSRLAQKDVLIRDFGKLRRLENCVRTTIGTREMNDELLAKLGEVVREW, encoded by the coding sequence ATGAATAATGAATGGATCAGGTGCACCGCCCGGGGAATGACCACCTACTACAACCCCAAGGTGGAGGGCAAACTCAGGATGGACACCAGCACCAACCCGCTCGGATGTAACCCGGCGGCGAAGAAGGCCATTCTGGAATGTGCGGAAATGGACCTGGACCAGTATCCTTCCACCTACTCCGATGGTCTGCGCAACGAGCTAGCCAATTTCTATGGCCTGGAAAGGGACAACTTCATCGTGGGTAACGGTTCGGACGAGATGCTGGACATACTGTTCAAGACCTTCATGGAGCCGGGAGAGACCGTCATTACCGCCTACCCGGCATATTCGCTCCACGGATTCTTCGTGAAGATCAATGGAGGGATGGTAACCCAGATCGACCTGGACGACAATTTCCAGCTCGACGTGAACGGCATCAACTCGGCCAAGGGGAAGATGGTCATCATCTGCACGCCGAACAACCCGACATCCAATTTGCTGCGCAAGGAGGATGTAAAGGCGATTGTGGAAGGATGTGACCGGCCAGTAGTTGTCGATGAGGCCTATGGTGAGTTCGCCGGTGAATCGTTCATGCCGCTCGTGGACAAATATGAAAACCTGATCGTCACACGCACTTTCAGCAAGGCCTACGGTCTCGCCGGTATGCGAGTCGGGTATATGGCATCAAACCTGTCCATGGCCTCCGTGATGCAGACGGTCAAGATCCCATACTCGCTCAACCGTGTGTCCGAGCACGTCGCGATAGCGTCATTGAAGGACCAGAGCTATGTCCGCCAGAGCGTCGAGACCGTGAACAATGAGCGGAAGCACCTGGCAGACGGATTGTCCAAGCTCGGTTTCCATGTGTTCCCATCGGAGGCGAACTTCATCCTGTTCCGCTCACCGAAGGACTCGGCCCAGCTCGTCTCCCGCCTGGCACAGAAGGACGTACTGATCCGGGACTTCGGCAAGCTTAGAAGGCTGGAGAATTGCGTCCGCACCACCATCGGCACCAGGGAGATGAACGATGAGCTCCTGGCAAAGCTGGGAGAGGTCGTGAGGGAATGGTAA
- the hisG gene encoding ATP phosphoribosyltransferase: MTLKFAIPNKGRLSERTVQIMNHAGLEIEGADERKLYTNVRNLSVMFLRASDIVRFVHKGAVDVGVTGKDLVLESGLDVKTVYELDFGHCRLSIAAPEGSGFDSVDDIKDGTVVATSFPYMTQKYFERLGKKVEITKISGAAEVTPHLGVADVISDLVSSGSTLRQNHLKEIAVITNSQAVVIANIDSYKHRREEIDELVSAMRSVMDAENKKYLMADVPTAALDEVRKYFPGIAGPTVMHIAGREDVVAVHVVISKDQAYDAIIRLKRLGASGILITPIDRMVP, from the coding sequence TTGACACTTAAGTTCGCCATACCCAACAAGGGAAGGCTGAGTGAGCGGACCGTCCAGATAATGAACCATGCAGGTCTGGAGATCGAGGGGGCGGATGAGAGGAAGCTCTACACCAACGTGAGGAACCTATCCGTCATGTTCCTGCGCGCCTCCGATATCGTCCGCTTCGTGCATAAGGGGGCGGTGGACGTCGGAGTGACCGGGAAGGACCTGGTTCTAGAATCGGGCCTCGACGTGAAGACCGTCTATGAACTTGACTTCGGGCACTGCAGGCTTTCCATAGCCGCACCGGAGGGATCGGGGTTCGACAGCGTGGACGACATAAAGGACGGAACGGTGGTGGCCACCTCGTTCCCCTATATGACCCAGAAGTACTTCGAAAGACTGGGAAAGAAGGTCGAGATCACCAAGATATCCGGTGCAGCGGAAGTGACCCCGCACCTGGGCGTGGCCGATGTCATATCAGACCTGGTGTCCAGCGGATCGACCCTGAGGCAGAACCACCTGAAGGAGATCGCGGTCATCACCAACTCTCAGGCCGTGGTCATAGCCAATATCGATTCGTACAAGCACAGACGGGAGGAGATAGACGAGCTCGTCTCGGCCATGCGCAGCGTCATGGACGCAGAGAACAAGAAGTATCTCATGGCGGACGTTCCGACGGCCGCGCTGGACGAGGTGCGCAAGTACTTCCCAGGAATTGCCGGCCCGACGGTCATGCACATAGCCGGCCGCGAGGACGTCGTTGCCGTTCACGTGGTCATCAGCAAGGACCAGGCCTATGACGCCATCATCCGGCTGAAACGGCTGGGCGCTTCCGGGATCCTGATCACTCCGATCGATAGGATGGTCCCCTGA
- a CDS encoding UPF0280 family protein translates to MIVREHFELRETAVTIVADERYLPEAKRSIFESRQVLEQFIAKDPFFRSTLEPYREGKDAPPLIKRMCDAARATNVGPMAAVAGAVAEAAVNAMVEAGSPHALVDNGGDIAMILDREVDIGIYAGRSRFSGLAFRFEPVDHVMGICTSSATVGPSISFGVADAAIVISDNVSLADACATMLGNMVVSNDDALMADAVTRSMEVDGIIGCCAIAGDKIAMKGTIPRMVQAKGNFSKTSRILFGPVRDK, encoded by the coding sequence ATGATCGTGAGGGAGCACTTCGAACTGCGGGAGACGGCAGTGACCATAGTGGCCGATGAACGGTACCTCCCGGAGGCCAAGCGTTCCATCTTTGAATCGCGCCAGGTCCTGGAGCAGTTCATCGCGAAAGACCCGTTCTTCCGAAGCACGCTGGAGCCGTACAGGGAAGGTAAGGACGCCCCTCCCCTGATCAAACGCATGTGCGATGCCGCCCGTGCAACGAATGTCGGGCCGATGGCGGCTGTGGCGGGCGCCGTGGCGGAGGCTGCGGTGAACGCAATGGTCGAGGCCGGTTCCCCCCATGCCCTGGTGGACAATGGAGGGGACATAGCCATGATCCTTGACCGGGAGGTCGATATCGGCATCTACGCTGGAAGATCGAGGTTCAGCGGACTGGCGTTCCGGTTCGAGCCGGTCGATCACGTGATGGGGATATGCACCTCGTCCGCCACCGTTGGTCCTTCGATCTCGTTCGGTGTGGCAGATGCGGCCATAGTGATATCGGACAACGTATCTCTGGCCGATGCCTGCGCCACTATGCTAGGGAACATGGTGGTCTCGAATGACGACGCCCTGATGGCCGATGCGGTCACCAGGTCGATGGAGGTCGACGGGATCATCGGATGCTGCGCCATCGCGGGAGACAAGATAGCGATGAAGGGGACCATTCCAAGGATGGTCCAGGCCAAGGGAAACTTCAGCAAGACCAGCCGGATCCTTTTTGGACCGGTTCGAGACAAATGA
- a CDS encoding NIL domain-containing protein — protein sequence MAKKKFQLSFTPDLVNEPITYRMVKDYDLQINILRAEVNDVGGKMLIEMQGKPDMIKKAVEYLKASRVEVRELKAYVKKDEDRCTHCGMCISICPVDAMCMDPDTKMVSYLPEKCIACGTCIDACPPGAIAFKI from the coding sequence ATGGCCAAGAAGAAGTTCCAGCTCAGTTTCACACCTGACCTGGTGAACGAACCGATCACCTACCGCATGGTCAAGGACTATGACCTGCAGATCAACATACTCAGGGCCGAGGTCAATGATGTGGGCGGCAAGATGCTGATCGAGATGCAGGGCAAGCCCGACATGATCAAGAAGGCGGTCGAATACCTGAAGGCGAGCAGGGTCGAGGTCAGGGAACTGAAGGCCTACGTCAAGAAGGACGAGGACCGGTGCACCCATTGCGGCATGTGCATCAGCATCTGCCCGGTCGATGCCATGTGCATGGACCCGGACACCAAGATGGTCTCCTACCTGCCTGAGAAGTGCATTGCCTGCGGTACCTGCATCGATGCCTGCCCGCCCGGCGCCATCGCGTTCAAGATATGA
- a CDS encoding homocysteine biosynthesis protein gives MKRTYEEINRKIEAEDAVVMTAEEVLGLIESKGIEEATKEVDVVTTGTFGAMCSSGAFLNFGHSEPPIKMQHVSLNGVAAYGGLAAVDAYIGATELRNDEDMSYGGAHVIEELVAGKAIHLKANSYCSDCYPRKDIDTYISLKTINQAYLYNPRNIYQNYGLATNSSEKTLYTYMGKLLPHYGNVTYSSAGQLSPLLNDPQLRTIGIGTRIFLGGGVGYVAWEGTQYKTTTATKNGVPVGAARSLALIGDLRGMSPEFVRALNFQKYGLSLGLGIGVPIPILDEDMMRCVSIRDDQIFAPLLDYAVQSRNRKPIKEISYAELRSGCIELHGNQVKTSSLSSYYKARIVAGQLKKWIEKGDFTLTQPVAAMPKERAQKPLEVMSMEDVV, from the coding sequence GTGAAACGTACTTACGAGGAGATCAACCGCAAGATCGAAGCGGAGGACGCGGTGGTGATGACCGCCGAGGAGGTGCTCGGGCTGATAGAGAGCAAGGGCATTGAGGAGGCTACAAAGGAGGTCGACGTGGTCACCACTGGCACCTTCGGGGCGATGTGCTCTTCAGGAGCGTTCCTCAACTTCGGCCACTCCGAGCCCCCGATCAAGATGCAGCACGTCTCCTTGAACGGCGTGGCAGCCTACGGCGGCCTGGCGGCGGTGGACGCGTACATCGGGGCCACCGAGCTGCGGAATGACGAGGACATGAGCTACGGAGGCGCCCACGTCATCGAGGAGCTGGTGGCCGGGAAGGCCATACACCTCAAGGCCAATTCCTACTGTTCGGATTGCTATCCGCGGAAGGACATCGACACCTACATCTCGCTGAAGACCATCAACCAGGCCTATCTTTACAACCCGCGGAATATCTACCAGAACTATGGCCTGGCCACCAACAGCTCGGAAAAGACCCTATACACCTACATGGGAAAGCTCCTGCCGCACTACGGCAACGTGACCTATTCATCGGCCGGGCAACTGTCACCCCTGCTGAACGACCCCCAGCTTAGGACCATCGGCATCGGGACCAGGATATTCCTAGGGGGCGGTGTCGGGTATGTCGCCTGGGAAGGCACTCAGTACAAGACCACCACCGCCACCAAGAACGGTGTTCCGGTCGGGGCTGCCAGATCACTCGCTTTGATAGGGGACCTGAGAGGCATGTCCCCGGAGTTCGTTCGCGCACTGAACTTCCAAAAGTACGGACTTTCCCTCGGTCTGGGCATCGGGGTTCCCATACCGATCCTCGACGAGGACATGATGAGATGCGTCTCGATCAGGGACGACCAGATATTCGCGCCGCTGCTCGATTACGCGGTCCAGTCGCGTAACCGGAAACCGATCAAGGAGATCAGCTACGCCGAATTGCGTTCCGGCTGCATCGAACTGCATGGAAATCAGGTCAAGACATCCTCCCTGTCCAGCTACTATAAGGCCCGGATCGTCGCCGGGCAGCTCAAGAAATGGATCGAGAAGGGGGATTTCACCCTCACCCAGCCGGTAGCGGCCATGCCCAAGGAGAGGGCCCAGAAGCCCCTCGAGGTAATGTCGATGGAGGACGTGGTATAA
- the asd gene encoding aspartate-semialdehyde dehydrogenase, giving the protein MAKIQVAVLGATGNIGQRFIQLLEDHPYFEIQGLYASERSEGKKLKQVLRIKDYPFQEETLERRIEQLDVKTIASRCRAAFSGLPTDVAKDCEQGLADSSVAVFSNAASHRMRDDVPLLIPEVNPEHLKLVKAQKSFKDGGYIVTNANCSTTGLVIPMAAIHEEYGLRFLCVSTYQAVSGAGYPGVPSLDILGNVVPYIKNEEEKMEAEIFKMLGVISPKGGIKDASFDMVASCARVPVIDGHIESAAMIMGKSPTVDEITALLNEYRSEPQKLELPTAPRQPIIVRSEDDRPQPIIDVNAGEPARARGMAVTVGRVRQSGKYTKMWVLSHNTIRGGAGGSVLNAELAKAKKLL; this is encoded by the coding sequence TTGGCGAAGATACAGGTAGCGGTGCTGGGAGCCACGGGCAACATCGGTCAGCGGTTCATCCAGCTGCTGGAGGACCACCCCTATTTCGAGATCCAGGGCTTGTACGCCTCGGAACGCTCGGAAGGGAAGAAGCTGAAACAGGTCCTGAGGATCAAGGATTACCCGTTCCAGGAGGAGACGCTGGAAAGGAGGATCGAGCAGCTGGACGTCAAGACCATCGCGTCGAGGTGCCGGGCCGCATTCTCCGGACTGCCCACCGATGTCGCCAAGGACTGCGAGCAGGGCCTGGCCGACAGCTCGGTCGCGGTCTTCTCGAACGCCGCCTCGCACCGGATGAGGGACGACGTGCCTCTTCTGATCCCGGAAGTGAACCCGGAACATCTCAAGCTGGTCAAGGCCCAAAAATCGTTCAAGGATGGCGGCTACATCGTCACAAACGCCAACTGCTCGACCACTGGATTGGTCATCCCGATGGCGGCGATACACGAGGAGTACGGGCTCCGTTTCCTTTGCGTTTCCACCTACCAGGCGGTAAGCGGCGCGGGCTATCCCGGCGTCCCTTCACTGGACATACTGGGCAATGTCGTTCCTTACATCAAGAACGAGGAGGAGAAGATGGAGGCGGAGATCTTCAAGATGCTCGGGGTCATCTCGCCCAAGGGTGGCATCAAGGATGCCTCCTTTGACATGGTGGCCTCATGCGCCCGGGTCCCGGTCATAGACGGTCATATCGAATCGGCCGCGATGATCATGGGCAAGTCGCCCACGGTCGATGAGATCACCGCACTGCTCAACGAATACCGTTCTGAACCGCAGAAGCTGGAACTGCCCACGGCGCCCAGGCAGCCAATCATCGTCCGGAGCGAGGACGACCGGCCCCAGCCCATCATCGACGTGAACGCCGGCGAGCCGGCCAGGGCGAGGGGGATGGCGGTGACGGTCGGAAGGGTGCGGCAAAGCGGCAAGTACACCAAGATGTGGGTGCTCTCGCACAACACCATCCGCGGCGGGGCCGGCGGTTCGGTGCTCAACGCGGAACTGGCCAAGGCAAAGAAGCTGTTGTAA
- a CDS encoding bifunctional chorismate mutase/prephenate dehydrogenase: MTDSVDGIRWKIEELDNQILDLIEKRMKAALYMGSEKVRKGLPVRNERVEEQVIERYLERAESVGISEAAAQQIATILIQESVDAQGRLPRPGKPQDILVIGTGKMGQWFVRFLTGRGHKVHVCDTRPEKADRSTVGLKNGVMNADMIIIATPIPSTKQILEEVLALKPKGTVLDITSIKDAIIPTMRAAADRGMEVCSIHPMFGPEASVYNRNIVICDCGSSEAMDKAAELFYATGARLTRMPVEEHDELMSYVLGLSHAVNIAFFRTLTRSGVDFRRLDQVSSTTFRSQAVTSKRVSNESPELYYDIQHLNPHSEHCLELFLEAVRDIETFALDENGDRFVGMMKEGKEYFGED; the protein is encoded by the coding sequence TTGACTGACAGCGTGGACGGCATCAGATGGAAGATCGAAGAACTTGACAATCAGATCCTTGACCTCATCGAGAAGAGGATGAAGGCGGCCCTGTACATGGGCAGCGAAAAGGTCCGAAAAGGACTGCCCGTAAGGAACGAGCGCGTAGAGGAACAGGTGATCGAGAGGTATCTGGAAAGGGCGGAGAGCGTCGGCATAAGCGAGGCAGCGGCCCAACAGATCGCCACGATACTGATCCAGGAATCGGTGGACGCGCAGGGAAGGCTCCCCCGGCCAGGGAAGCCGCAGGACATACTGGTCATCGGGACTGGTAAGATGGGGCAATGGTTCGTGCGATTCCTCACCGGAAGGGGGCACAAGGTGCACGTTTGTGACACCAGGCCCGAGAAGGCGGACCGGTCGACGGTCGGCCTGAAGAACGGTGTGATGAACGCCGATATGATCATAATCGCCACGCCGATACCCTCGACGAAGCAGATCCTGGAGGAGGTCCTGGCGCTTAAACCTAAAGGGACCGTGCTGGACATCACCTCCATCAAGGACGCGATCATACCGACGATGAGAGCGGCCGCCGATAGGGGGATGGAGGTATGCTCCATCCATCCGATGTTCGGACCGGAGGCATCGGTGTACAACAGGAACATCGTGATATGCGACTGCGGCTCCAGCGAAGCCATGGATAAGGCGGCAGAGCTCTTCTACGCCACCGGCGCCAGGTTGACCCGGATGCCGGTAGAAGAGCACGATGAGCTGATGTCCTACGTGCTGGGCCTGTCCCATGCGGTGAACATTGCCTTCTTCCGTACACTGACAAGGTCGGGTGTGGACTTCAGGAGATTGGACCAGGTCTCGTCCACCACATTCCGCAGCCAGGCTGTCACGTCAAAGAGGGTTTCCAACGAGAGCCCCGAGCTGTACTACGACATACAGCACCTCAATCCCCACAGCGAGCACTGTCTGGAGCTGTTCCTGGAGGCGGTCCGGGACATCGAAACGTTCGCCCTGGACGAGAACGGGGACCGGTTCGTGGGCATGATGAAGGAAGGCAAGGAATACTTCGGAGAGGATTGA
- the aroC gene encoding chorismate synthase: MNTIGHTFKVTLFGSSHGEAIGCVLDGVPPGLAINIEAVQREVDLRRPSDGIGTPRKEADIVEIVSGVREGKASGTPITIFIRNEDRDSDKYKRFKDVPRPGHADMTQVSKYGSCVDIRGGGQFSGRMTAPLVAAGSIARALLSDLGIEIAAYTQSIGKVVDVKEHSLHEIISSAKNNDVRAANEEIARTMRTEILEACEDHDSVGGVVGCICDGVPVGLGEPFFDTVEGEISKIMFAIPAVKGIEFGAGFRAACMRGSEHNDPFVVVDGRLRTAKNDAGGVLGGISNGMPITFRVAFKPTASIAKEQRSVDRTTMEETGIKVEGRHDPCIVPRAVIVVEAATALVLADLCIRGGFVD; the protein is encoded by the coding sequence ATGAACACCATCGGCCACACGTTCAAGGTCACGCTCTTCGGCTCATCGCATGGCGAAGCGATAGGTTGCGTCCTGGACGGGGTGCCCCCAGGACTGGCGATCAACATCGAGGCGGTGCAGAGGGAGGTGGACCTGCGCCGGCCATCGGACGGGATCGGAACGCCTCGCAAGGAAGCGGACATAGTCGAGATCGTTTCAGGCGTGAGAGAAGGAAAGGCCTCCGGAACCCCCATCACAATCTTCATCCGAAACGAGGATAGGGACAGCGACAAGTACAAACGGTTCAAGGATGTGCCCCGACCGGGCCACGCGGACATGACCCAGGTGTCGAAATACGGGAGCTGCGTGGACATCCGCGGGGGTGGGCAGTTCTCCGGCCGGATGACGGCACCGCTGGTCGCCGCCGGGTCCATCGCCAGGGCCCTCCTCTCGGACCTGGGCATCGAGATCGCAGCTTATACCCAGAGCATCGGCAAGGTGGTGGATGTGAAAGAGCATTCCCTCCACGAGATCATCTCCTCGGCAAAGAACAACGACGTCCGGGCGGCCAACGAGGAGATCGCCAGGACGATGCGGACCGAGATACTGGAGGCCTGCGAGGACCATGACAGCGTCGGCGGTGTGGTCGGATGCATATGCGATGGTGTGCCAGTTGGACTGGGCGAGCCCTTCTTCGATACCGTCGAAGGGGAGATCTCCAAGATCATGTTCGCCATCCCGGCGGTGAAGGGCATCGAGTTCGGGGCAGGCTTCCGGGCGGCCTGTATGCGCGGCTCAGAGCACAACGACCCGTTCGTGGTCGTCGACGGACGATTGCGCACCGCCAAGAACGACGCCGGCGGCGTACTTGGGGGCATATCCAATGGCATGCCCATCACGTTCCGGGTGGCGTTCAAGCCGACGGCGTCGATCGCCAAGGAGCAACGCAGTGTCGACCGGACGACGATGGAAGAGACAGGCATCAAGGTCGAGGGGAGGCATGATCCCTGCATCGTGCCCAGGGCGGTCATCGTGGTCGAGGCCGCCACCGCCCTGGTATTGGCGGACCTGTGCATAAGGGGTGGTTTCGTTGACTGA
- the aroA gene encoding 3-phosphoshikimate 1-carboxyvinyltransferase: MRLLVSRSEIGGTLSASPSKSYTHRAMMLALLSKGTSRLDNVLLGGDTLATLNAVRKLGGYVTFEGERCLIEGGNLICPDDIINADNSGTTIRMVAGIASLIPCYTVLTGDESIRRRPMQPLISALTELGAECRSTRGNGLAPLIVKGPNTGRETHIPGDISSQFISSLLISSPLKEVDTDIHITTDLKSRPYVEITMDMMSRFGTECSESDGTFHVPGGQSYRAQDYVVPGDFSSAAFPLAAGALAGRATIINLDPKDRQGDRTFIEILKSFGASVTQSEGAVTVGSAPLIGTQIDLADAPDLFPIVAVVATQARGVTTIFNAEHVRYKESDRISATVKFLKDMGAEVEEKQDGCHIRGPCRLKGAQVEPMADHRILMAAAVAALVAEGRTSIGDGDCFKISYPGFVRDMVSLGAKMEVQL, from the coding sequence ATGAGATTACTGGTCAGTCGGTCGGAGATCGGGGGGACCCTGTCCGCCTCCCCGTCCAAGAGCTACACGCACCGAGCGATGATGCTGGCCCTCCTAAGCAAAGGCACCTCCAGGCTTGACAACGTTCTCCTTGGAGGCGATACACTGGCCACTCTCAATGCGGTCAGGAAATTGGGCGGGTATGTCACCTTCGAGGGGGAGCGGTGCTTGATCGAGGGGGGGAACCTGATCTGCCCCGACGACATCATCAATGCCGACAACTCTGGCACCACGATAAGGATGGTGGCCGGGATCGCATCGCTCATACCCTGTTACACCGTCCTCACCGGTGACGAGTCCATCAGACGCCGGCCCATGCAGCCCCTCATCTCCGCCCTTACCGAACTGGGAGCGGAATGTCGCTCGACCAGGGGGAACGGCCTCGCCCCGCTGATCGTCAAGGGACCAAACACTGGACGGGAGACCCACATACCCGGTGACATCAGTTCCCAGTTCATCTCCTCACTGCTCATCTCCTCGCCTCTGAAGGAGGTCGACACCGACATCCATATCACCACCGATCTCAAGTCCCGACCCTACGTTGAGATCACCATGGACATGATGTCCCGGTTCGGAACGGAATGCTCGGAGTCGGATGGCACATTCCATGTCCCCGGTGGGCAGAGCTACCGGGCCCAGGACTACGTCGTGCCGGGAGATTTCTCCTCCGCCGCGTTCCCATTGGCGGCGGGGGCGTTGGCCGGCAGGGCAACGATCATCAACCTGGACCCCAAGGACCGGCAGGGGGACCGCACATTCATCGAGATATTGAAGAGCTTCGGAGCATCGGTGACCCAGAGCGAGGGCGCGGTGACCGTGGGTTCGGCGCCGCTGATTGGAACCCAGATCGACCTGGCAGATGCGCCGGACCTGTTCCCCATCGTGGCCGTCGTGGCGACCCAGGCAAGGGGCGTCACCACCATCTTCAACGCCGAGCACGTGCGCTACAAGGAGAGCGACCGCATCTCCGCCACCGTCAAGTTCCTGAAGGACATGGGCGCCGAGGTCGAGGAGAAACAGGACGGATGCCACATCCGCGGCCCCTGCCGGCTCAAGGGAGCGCAGGTGGAACCGATGGCCGATCACCGCATCCTCATGGCGGCGGCGGTCGCGGCCCTGGTGGCCGAAGGGAGAACGTCCATCGGCGACGGCGATTGCTTCAAGATATCCTATCCCGGTTTCGTTAGGGACATGGTCTCGCTCGGAGCGAAAATGGAGGTGCAGTTATGA
- a CDS encoding shikimate kinase, whose product MNRTGKGESHGAATIVNAIATGKGAAFGIDLKTWAEVNVLDSPKVEVSIEGFSREPTRLVENCFRAVIDKMMPGERPGAKIVTRSQIPVSRGLKSSSAAANAVIMATLDALGEKMEPLEAIRLGTKCAIDAGVSVTGAFDDACAAWLGGAVVTDNRNDELLRREPMDPNLKVVIHVPPFQTRKSGLPRSRISAISDVAEMAFQMALKGDYLGAMKLNGLCYASALSVDQEVAFRALELGARSAGLSGTGPATAILVDSEKLEKFLSDIKSTKEFIITDIFNGANA is encoded by the coding sequence ATGAACCGTACCGGGAAAGGAGAATCCCATGGGGCCGCGACCATCGTCAACGCCATCGCCACCGGTAAGGGAGCTGCCTTCGGCATCGATCTGAAGACCTGGGCAGAGGTCAACGTTCTGGACTCCCCGAAGGTCGAGGTGTCCATCGAAGGCTTCAGCAGAGAACCCACCAGATTGGTGGAGAACTGTTTTCGTGCAGTGATCGACAAAATGATGCCGGGAGAGAGGCCGGGGGCGAAGATCGTCACCCGTTCTCAGATCCCGGTCTCACGCGGGCTGAAGAGCAGCAGCGCGGCCGCCAACGCAGTGATAATGGCGACATTGGATGCCCTTGGGGAGAAGATGGAACCGCTGGAAGCCATCCGACTGGGGACCAAGTGCGCGATCGACGCCGGGGTGTCGGTCACCGGCGCCTTCGACGATGCTTGCGCCGCCTGGCTGGGAGGAGCGGTGGTCACCGACAACCGCAATGACGAACTGCTAAGGCGCGAACCGATGGACCCGAACCTCAAGGTGGTGATCCATGTGCCGCCGTTCCAGACCAGGAAGTCGGGGCTTCCGCGAAGCCGCATATCGGCGATATCGGACGTGGCCGAAATGGCGTTCCAGATGGCGTTGAAGGGCGATTACCTGGGTGCCATGAAGCTCAACGGCCTGTGCTATGCGTCTGCGTTGAGCGTGGACCAGGAGGTCGCATTCAGGGCGCTGGAGCTGGGGGCAAGGTCTGCCGGCCTTTCCGGGACAGGCCCGGCCACCGCGATCCTGGTCGATTCCGAGAAGCTCGAAAAATTCCTATCTGACATAAAATCCACCAAAGAGTTCATAATAACCGACATATTCAACGGTGCGAACGCATGA